The Halorubrum sp. BV1 genomic interval GGCCGCGCCACCGGCCGTCTCGGTTCCGACGGCAGCCTCCTCGGCTAACTGCTCCATCGTCGTGACCTCGGTGTTTTCGCTGACGATCTGCGTCTCGCCGCAGCGAGCGCAGGTCTTTACCTCGGTGACGGTCGTGACGACCTCGTTTCCGTCTTCCTCCCGTTCGCGCTGCAGTTCGGGTTCGCCGAAGTCGTGTCCGAGCAGACACCTGAGTCCCATTATGCCACCTCTGCGGTGCCGAAGCGTAAAAAACGCCCCGTCCGGTGTCTGACAATCGGCAGACGGTCCCTCCCTTACCCGTCTCCGTTGCCGACACGACGTGACACAGACTCTTTGTGGGTCGCCCCCGTATCACTGATCGTCTATGCCGACCGTATCCTATCAGGGCGAGGAGATCGAGTGCGAGAAAGGCGAGATCTTACGCGACGTGCTCGCGGAAGCCGGCCTCTCCGTGTACAACGGAAAATCCGAGACGCTCAACTGCCGCGGAATGGGGTCGTGTGGGACGTGCGCGGTCAAGATCGAGGGCGACGTCAGCGAGCCCGACAAAAAAGAAAAAGCCCGCCTCTGGCTTCCCCCGCACCACCCGAGCCACGACGTGCGCCTCGCGTGTCAGGCCCGCGTCGAAGGCGACGTCGAGGTGACGAAGGGCCGCGGGCTGTGGGGCCAACACATCTGATCACGCGCCTGATCGTTGTGGCCGTCGCTTGGTGCGTGGATAACAACCCGCAACGGACGAGGTCCGCAGTGCGGGCAGAATGGTTCAGTATCGCGTGTCAGAGCCGTGTTCGGCGTCAGCCGGACCGACCCGCCTAATCGGTATCGGCTTACTGCCGAACGACGTTGGACGCGCGCGGGCCCTTATCGGAGGACTCGATGTCGAATTCGAGCTCCTGTCCCTCTTCGAGGTCGGGGCCGCCGACGTCTTCCATGTGGAAGAACACGTCGTCGTCTGCGTCGTCAGTCTCGATGAATCCGTAGCCGCCAGTGTCGTTGAAGAAATCAACCTTTCCGGTCGCCATTGCAACCTAACTGACGCTCGCGTGTGGCATAAGGTTTGTGAGTGTACAGTTACCACGACTGTTGCCGGACGTCTGTGTTCAGTATTGGCACCGATCGGGGTGTACGCTGAGTATTCATCGGACGATGGCTTCTCACACTGACCGGTTCGTCTCTTCAACTACCGAGACGAACCAAACCGACGATTCATCGTCAGCCAGTGTGTCCTGATCCAAACGCGTATCCTCGCTCGGCGTGAATCGGCCCCATGCTTCGGTCCCTCCGCGAGAACGGTCCGGCGCTGCTCGTTCCCGCCGCGTGGCTCGTCGTCGCCGCGACGGTCCTCGGGGACATCTCGACACACGCTCTGTTCGTCGCCCACGTCGTTATGAGCGCCCTGCTCGTCGCGTTCCTCGCGACCTCTTGGCGTGACATGGACGCCGAGGTGCTCCGCGCGTGGCGGCTCGTCGTTCTCGTCGGCACGCCGATCACCCTCGCGGGCGTCGCGGGCTTTCTCGCGCCTGGGAGCGTTCCCCCGCGTGCGCTGCTCGCGCTCTCCCTTT includes:
- a CDS encoding cold-shock protein — encoded protein: MATGKVDFFNDTGGYGFIETDDADDDVFFHMEDVGGPDLEEGQELEFDIESSDKGPRASNVVRQ
- a CDS encoding 2Fe-2S iron-sulfur cluster-binding protein; amino-acid sequence: MPTVSYQGEEIECEKGEILRDVLAEAGLSVYNGKSETLNCRGMGSCGTCAVKIEGDVSEPDKKEKARLWLPPHHPSHDVRLACQARVEGDVEVTKGRGLWGQHI